One segment of Meriones unguiculatus strain TT.TT164.6M chromosome X, Bangor_MerUng_6.1, whole genome shotgun sequence DNA contains the following:
- the Ndufa1 gene encoding NADH dehydrogenase [ubiquinone] 1 alpha subcomplex subunit 1: protein MWFEILPGLAVMGVCLVIPGVSTAYIHRFTNGGKEKRVARLHYQWYLMERDRRVSGVNCYHVSRGLENID from the exons ATGTGGTTCGAGATTCTTCCTGGCCTTGCCGTCATGGGGGTGTGCTTGGTCATCCCCGGAGTGTCCACTGCGTACATCCACAGGTTCACCAACGGGGGCAAG GAAAAAAGGGTTGCCCGACTTCACTACCAGTGGTATTTGATGGAACGAGATAGACGTGTGTCTGGAGTCAATTGTTATCATGTGTCAAGG GGCCTGGAGAATATTGACTAA
- the Rnf113a gene encoding LOW QUALITY PROTEIN: E3 ubiquitin-protein ligase RNF113A (The sequence of the model RefSeq protein was modified relative to this genomic sequence to represent the inferred CDS: inserted 5 bases in 3 codons; deleted 1 base in 1 codon; substituted 2 bases at 2 genomic stop codons) translates to MAEQLSPGNSTGQVCTFLYKKPRQKGAVAGRRKRQLCDAGSGDSGSSSDEGSAVVCPEKKQATHNALIQKMCGSGKQKANXGGLEGHSMVYKSTHWAKPVGPKNMGVTAVXELDXEKERDAQSIFERSQSXEELRGKEDNKIYRGINNYQKYVKPKDTSMGNASCGMVKKGSEHLHATVQWDICKDYQETGFCGFGDSCKFLHDRSDYEHWLQVECELVEGRYGVYEDENYEVESDDEEIPFKWMCICRQTFQNPVVTKCRHNFCESCALQHFYTTLHCXLSNQQTNGVFSPVKELIVKLGKHRAEVEGGASDFLEDPKESPVSII, encoded by the exons ATGGCGGAGCAACTTTCTCCAGGGAATTCGACCGGTCAGGTGTGTACTTTCCTCTACAAAAAGCCTAGGCAGAAAGGAGCAGTTGCGGGCCGCCGAAAGCGACAGCTCTGTGATGCGGGGTCGGGGGACAGCGGCAGCAGCAGTGACGAAGGCAGCGCTGTGGTCTGCCCGGAGAAGAAGCAGGCGACCCACAATGCGTTGATTCAAAAGATGTGTGGCAGCGGTAAACAGAAGGCGAACTAAGGTGGCTTGGAAGGTCACAGCATGGTCTACAAGTCTACCCATTGGGCAAAACCCGTGGGACCCAAGAATATGGGTGTGACCGCTGTCTAGGAACTGGA TGAGAAGGAGCGAGATGCACAGTCCATCTTTGAACGGAGCCAga gggaggagctgaggggcaAAGAAGACAACAAGATCTATCGGGGAATCAATAATTATCAGAAATACGTGAAGCCCAAGGATACATCCATGGGCAATGCCTCCTGCGGGATGGTGAAGAAGGGCTCCGAGCATCTACATGCTACTGTGCAGTGGGACATCTGTAAGGACTACCAGGAGACTGGATTCTGCGGTTTCGGGGACAGCTGCAAATTCCTTCATGACCGTTCAGATTACGAGCACTGGTTGCAGGTCGAATGTGAGCTTGTTGAGGGTCGCTACGGTGTCTATGAGGATGAAAACTACGAAGTGGAAAGTGATGATGAGGAAATACCATTCAAGTGGATGTGCATCTGTCGCCAGACCTTCCAAAACCCAGTAGTCACCAAGTGTAGGCAT AATTTTTGTGAGAGCTGTGCATTGCAGCATTTCTATACCACCTTGCACTG TCTCTCTAACCAGCAGACCAATGGTGTCTTCAGTCCAGTGAAAGAATTGATTGTTAAACTGGGAAAGCATAGAGCTGAAGTGGAGGGTGGTGCTTCTGATTTCTTAGAAGACCCCAAGGAGAGTCCAGTTTCCATTATTTAG